One region of Papaver somniferum cultivar HN1 unplaced genomic scaffold, ASM357369v1 unplaced-scaffold_131, whole genome shotgun sequence genomic DNA includes:
- the LOC113332561 gene encoding stress-response A/B barrel domain-containing protein HS1-like, which yields MENSAPTTEVKHVLVVKFKPETTEERIDELIKEFVKLTDVFKSIKNFIWGKDESIANMTGGNTHVFQLTFDTMEDVNAYIAHPAHMGFAKQLLEATDSIILMDYKPVTVTIPHA from the exons ATGGAAAACAGCGCCCCTACGACAGAAGTGAAGCACGTTTTGGTGGTGAAATTCAAGCCTGAAACCACAGAAGAGAGGATCGATGAACTCATCAAGGAGTTCGTTAAGCTCACTGATGTTTTCAAATCAATCAAGAACTTCATCTG GGGGAAAGATGAGAGCATAGCAAACATGACTGGTGGTAATACCCATGTCTTCCAACTGACATTCGATACCATGGAAGACGTCAACGCATATATTGCTCATCCTGCACATATGGGTTTTGCCAAACAACTGTTGGAAGCTACTGACAGCATCATCCTCATGGACTACAAACCAGTTACTGTCACTATTCCTCACGCATGA
- the LOC113332494 gene encoding UDP-sugar pyrophosphorylase-like has protein sequence MAESIETQLSELGINGDFFSSSCPNLQKNLSILSPDQLKLGKMLVEMGQTHLFHHWSQPGSDDDQEKISFFDQVNKLETSYPGGLASYIQNARRLLADSKEGKNPFDGFTPSVPSGEILTFGDENFVNFEEAGIKEIRNAAFVLVAGGLGERLGYNGIKVALPSETTTGTCFLQHYIESILALQEASCRLAQGQSEVQIPLVIMTSDDTNARTLDLLESNSFFGMKPDQVKLLKQEKVACLDDNDARLAVDPVNKYRIQTKPHGHGDVHSLLYSSGLLKTWHDAGLKWVLFFQDTNGLLFRAIPSALGVSSTKEYHVNSLAVPRKAKEAIGGITKLTHADGRTMVINVEYNQLDPLLRATGHPEGDVNSETGYSPFPGNINQLILNLGPYIEELTRTQGAIPEFVNPKYKDSSKTSFKSSTRLECMMQDYPKSLSPSARVGFTVMDAWLAYAPVKNNPEDAAKVPKGNPYHSATSGEMFIYRANSLILKKAGVKVAAPVTATFNGQEVEVWPHITWKPKWAMTFAEVRSKVSGNCSISQNSTMAIKGRNVFVEDLSLDGALIVNAVDSAEVKVVGPVHNKGWLLEQVDHKDTSIPEEIRIRGFRFNKVEQLELNYNEPGKYSNSS, from the exons ATGGCAGAATCAATTGAGACACAACTCTCAGAATTGGGAATCAATGGcgatttcttctcttcttcgtgtCCAAATCTTCAGAAGAATCTCAGTATTCTTTCTCCCGATCAG TTAAAACTGGGGAAAATGTTGGTGGAGATGGGACAAACTCATCTGTTTCATCATTGGTCTCAACCTGGTTCCGATGACGATCAGGAGaagatttctttctttgatcag GTGAATAAGCTTGAGACTAGCTACCCTGGTGGATTGGCTTCGTACATTCAAAATGCTAGAAGACTCCTTGCAGATTCAAAAGAAGGGAAGAATCCATTTGATGGATTTACTCCTTCT GTTCCATCTGGAGAAATTCTTACCTTTGGTGATGAAAACTTTGTAAACTTTGAGGAGGCTGGTATCAAGGAAATACGCAATGCTGCATTTGTCCTTGTTGCAGGTGGGCTTGGGGAACGTCTTGGCTACAATGGAATTAAG GTAGCTCTTCCTTCAGAGACCACAACTGGGACATGCTTCCTTCAACACTACATTGAGTCTATTCTAGCTTTGCAAGAGGCAAGTTGTAGATTGGCACAAG GTCAGTCTGAAGTACAGATTCCTCTGGTCATTATGACATCAGATGACACAAATGCACGTACATTGGATCTCTTAGAGTCAAATTCTTTTTTTGGAATGAAACCGGATCAAGTGAAGCTGCTTAAGCAG GAGAAAGTGGCTTGCTTAGATGATAATGATGCCAGGCTTGCAGTGGACCCTGTCAACAAATACCGGATTCAG ACAAAACCTCATGGGCACGGGGATGTTCATTCACTTCTATATTCAAGCGGCCTTCTGAAAACATG GCATGATGCAGGTTTGAAATGGGTTCTATTCTTCCAAGATACCAACGGCCTGCTCTTTAGG GCAATACCGTCAGCACTTGGGGTTAGTTCCACCAAGGAGTACCATGTTAATTCTCTTGCTGTTCCTCGCAAAGCAAAAGAAGCTATTGGGGGCATTACCAAACTTACTCATGCTGATG GGAGAACAATGGTGATTAATGTTGAATATAATCAACTTGATCCTCTACTTCGAGCAACTGGTCATCCTGAAGGAGACGTCAACTCGGAGACAGGCTATTCTCCATTTCCTGGAAATATTAACCAG TTGATTTTGAACCTTGGTCCTTACATTGAAGAGCTCACCAGAACGCAAGGTGCCATACCGGAGTTTGTAAATCCTAA ATACAAGGATTCCAGTAAAACTTCATTCAAGTCTTCAACTCGATTGGAGTGTATGATGCAAGATTATCCGAAGTCACTGTCTCCTTCAGCAAGGGTCGGATTCACG GTGATGGATGCATGGTTGGCTTATGCACCTGTCAAGAACAACCCTGAAGATGCTGCAAAG GTGCCAAAAGGGAACCCATACCACAGTGCAACTTCCGGAGAAATGTTTATCTATCGAGCCAATAGCCTAATTCTTAAAAAG GCTGGTGTCAAAGTAGCAGCTCCTGTAACTGCAACTTTCAATGGTCAAGAGGTGGAAGTATGGCCACACATCACATGGAAGCCCAAATGGGCAATGACTTTTGCTGAGGTAAGAAGCAAAGTTAGTGGGAACTGTTCCATCTCACAAAACTCTACTATGGCCATCAAGGGGCGTAACGTGTTTGTGGAGGATCTCTCTTTGGATGGGGCGCTCATAGTTAATGCAGTTGATAGTGCAGAG GTAAAAGTTGTAGGACCTGTTCATAACAAAGGATGGCTTTTGGAGCAAGTTGATCACAAAGACACCTCAATTCCAGAGGAAATAAGGATTAGAGGTTTCCGCTTCAATAAAGTTGAGCAGCTGGAGCTGAATTACAACGAGCCAGGAAAATACAGCAACAGTTCATGA